The proteins below are encoded in one region of Drosophila sulfurigaster albostrigata strain 15112-1811.04 unplaced genomic scaffold, ASM2355843v2 ctg54_pilon, whole genome shotgun sequence:
- the LOC133849957 gene encoding uncharacterized protein LOC133849957, translated as MSEPSPLRQRDELRRSKSPSGGAKEASRGRGERSSRLRIKKRMRICVHTAEGSSLRRTMGGRCEVCKAPTPTDGGQRPAHARGAADSGRGGRGGAQLPPARSRKPRPQRRRGANPGHLLVGGPLVAPAASRTPDQEGLSCLRRWRAVSSLKRAFWQRWSREYVLGLQARAKWDQLQPNLQVGELVVVAEDNQPPMQWMVGRVVAVYPGADGAVRVADVRTSTGGLFKRPIHKLAPLPIG; from the coding sequence ATGTCCGAGCCGAGTCCATTGCGACAACGCGACGAACTTCGTCGGAGCAAGTCGCCATCTGGAGGAGCTAAGGAGGCGAGTCGAGGCCGAGGAGAACGCAGTTCGCGACTTCGCATCAAGAAGCGGATGCGAATTTGCGTTCATACCGCCGAGGGCTCCTCACTTCGGAGGACTATGGGAGGCAGGTGTGAAGTCTGCAAAGCACCTACTCCTACGGACGGTGGGCAACGCCCTGCTCACGCTCGAGGAGCTGCAGACAGTGGTCGTGGCGGTCGAGGCGGTGCTCAACTCCCGCCCGCTAGGAGCCGTAAGCCAAGACCCCAACGACGGCGAGGCGCTAACCCCGGGCATCTACTGGTGGGCGGACCACTGGTGGCACCGGCAGCATCGCGGACCCCGGACCAggagggtctgagttgcttaaGGCGATGGCGAGCTGTCTCGTCGCTCAAGCGAGCGTTCTGGCAGCGATGGTCCCGGGAGTATGTGCTCGGCCTGCAGGCACGGGCCAAGTGGGACCAGTTGCAGCCGAATCTGCAAGTCGGAgagctcgtcgtcgtcgcagaaGACAACCAGCCGCCGATGCAGTGGATGGTGGGTCGAGTCGTGGCGGTGTATCCAGGAGCGGACGGGGCGGTGCGCGTCGCAGACGTGCGAACCAGCACAGGAGGGCTGTTTAAACGGCCAATACACAAATTGGCGCCTCTGCCAATCGGATGA
- the LOC133849964 gene encoding protein PFC0760c-like has translation MRRGQLLDADDEQEEDDDDDDFDANVVADELNEVHIDDVNNVNDESVSLAVRKVKSECNNSNNDNNEDDGDDEDNNDDDDNDEDDDDNNNDDDENDENGDDNYSEDDDDNNDDDDENDDEEDNNDEHEDDEENDDEVDDVENGDKNIDNNDDDNNNEDDDEDNDDEYDENNDDEYDDDEENDDEVDDVENIDDRALIAFGIKMHTKDDLILKQIIADEMIQMFNDNRDELRMQAKQQIATIQDENKRSYNLRRKPAITYKVNDLVAIKRTQLGGGLKLKAKYFGPYRVTKSKPNDTYDVTKDAVFYEGPRQTTTCAEFMKPWVLGGDCNDDAFEANA, from the exons ATGCGAAGGGGACAACTGCTTGATGCCGATGATgaacaagaagaagatgacgacgatgatgatttTGACGCTAACGTTGTAGCTGATGAATTAAACGAAGTGCACATAGACGATGTGAACAACGTTAACGACGAAAGTGTGAGTCTGGCAG TTCGCAAAGTCAAGAGTGAGTGTAATAACTCCAATAACGATAACAATGAGGACGATGGGGATGATGAAGATAataatgacgatgacgacaacgatgaAGATGACGACGATAATAacaatgacgatgatgaaAATGACGAGAACGGCGACGATAACTATAGTGAAGACGATGACGATAataacgacgacgatgatgagaACGATGACGAAGAAGATAACAATGATGAACACGAGGACGATGAAGAAAATGATGATGAAGTCGATGACGTCGAAAATGGCGATAAAAATATTGACAATAACGATGAcgacaataataatgaagaCGATGATGAAGATAATGATGACGAATATGATgaaaataatgatgatgagtacgatgacgatgaagaaAATGATGATGAAGTCGATGACGTCGAAAATATTGACGATAGGGCGCTGA TTGCTTTTGGCATCAAGATGCATACTAAAGACGACCTCATTTTGAAGCAGATCATTGCCGACGAGATGATTCAGATGTTTAACGACAACAGAGACGAGCTCCGAATGCAGGCCAAACAGCAGATAGCGACTATTCAAGATGAGAATAAGCGCTCCTACAATCTTCGACGAAAGCCAGCTATAACTTACAAAGTCAACGATCTTGTAGCTATAAAACGCACTCAACTAGGAGGTGGgcttaaattaaaagctaaatattttgGCCCCTACCGTGTGACGAAATCAAAACCGAATGATACCTATGATGTAACCAAAGATGCGGTGTTCTATGAGGGACCGAGACAAACTACCACATGTGCGGAATTTATGAAACCATGGGTTCTAGGTGGCGACTGCAACGACGACGCATTCGAGGCGAATGCATGA